CAGCTCTACCTTTGCACTGTGGGGTGTCTCTGGACCAGGTCCCCATGGCTGTGCATTCACTGCTTTCTGGCCCTATGAGCTCAAATCCTGGCTGGCAGGAGAAGGCACACGTGGAATTGAAGCTGAAGTTGTCATGTAGGTGGGAGCAGTTCATCTCTCCGTGCTCTGGAGCTCTGCGCATCGGGCAGGTGATGGCTGCAAGGGAGAAGAGGCACACCTTAAGAAGGAGCCAGGAGACTGCGAGGATGAACTGTCGGGATGAGAAGCCCAAGAACATCCTGGGGCCAAACCCAGGCCAACAACACATTTACCAACAGCTTTACCTTTGCATTGTGGGGTTTCCCCGGACCAGGTTCCCATGGCTGTGCACTCACGGCTCTCTGGCCCTATGAGCTCAAACCCTGGCTGGCACGAAAATGCACACGTGGAACTGAAGCTGAAGTTCCCGTGAAGGTGGGAGCAGCTCATCTCTCCATGATCTGGAGCCCTGAGCACTGGGCAGGTGATGGCTGCAAGGGAGAGGAGGAACACCTCAAAAAGGAGCCAGGGGATTGTGAGCCTGAACTCTTGGAACCAGGAATACAAAAACCTCATAGGGCCAAGCCCAGGTCACTGACACCTTTACCAGCTGCTCTACCTTTGCATTGTGGGGCGTCCCCAGACCAGGTCCCCATGGCTGTGCAGTCACGGCTCCCTGGCCCTATGAGCTCAAACCCTGGCTGGCAGGAGAATGCACATGTGGAACTGAAGCTGAAGTTGTCATGAAGGTGGGAGCAGTTCATCTCTCCATGCTCTGGAGCCCTGAGCACCGGGCAGGTGATGGCTGCAAGGGAGAAGAGGCATGCTTCAAGCAGAAGCCAGGGGACTACAAGGCTGACCTGTATAGGATACGAAGCCCAAGAACATCCCTGGGACAAACAGAGGTCACTGACAACTTTACCAGCAGCTCTACCTTTGCATTGTGGGGTGTCCCCAGACCAGGTCCCCATGGCTGTGCATGCACTGCTTTCTGGCCCTATGAGCTCAAACCCTGGGTGGCAGGAGAAGGCACATGTGGAACTGAAGCTGAAGTTGTCATGAAGGTGAGAGCAGTTCATCTCTCCGTGCTCTGGAGCCCTGAGCACTGGGCAGGTGATGGCTGCAAGGGAGAAGAGGCATGCTTCAAGCAAGAGCAAGGGGAACAGGAAGCTGAGCTGTTGGGATGAGAAGCAAGGAACATCCTGGAGAAAAACCCAAGCCAGCAAAACTTTTACCAGCAGCTCTACCTTTGCATTGTGGGGTGTCCCCAGACCAGGTCCCCATGGCTGTGCATTCAATATTTTCTGGCTCCATGAGCTCAAACCCTGGCTGGCAGGAGAAGTTACATGTGGAACCGAAGCTGAAGTTGTCATGTAGGTGGGAACAGTTCATATCTCCGTGCTCTGTAGCCCTGAGCACTGGGCAGGTGATGGCTGCAAGGGGAGAGCAGGGTTTCAGGGCAGGACATGGGTGAGATTGGATCCAAGGATTAAGCCTTAATCCTAACCTTATCAAACTGAACCTATAGGGATGTCTTTGATCTACTTTTCCCATCCTGGCCCCAGGCAGCAAGCCTCACTTCCTGAGACATTGAGGTACCATAGGTGGTACAGGGATTTTTGCTCCACACACATGATTTTGTGGGAGCACTCGCAGCTCTGCCAGAACCCTGTTTATCCCCAGCACTCCCAgactgcagccccagggcaaaGGACTGCAGGTGCCCTACACAGGGCCCATTTCCCCGCAGGATGTCCCCCTCCAAACACCCCCCAGCTCTACCTTTGCAGTGCGGGGGAGCCCCCGACCAGGCCCCCTCAGCCGTGCACCACAGTCTCTCCGGTCCCGTCACCTCAAAGCCCTCCTGGCAGGAGAAGTCGCACGTGGAGCTGAAGGCAGAGGCTCCGTGTGGGTGGGAGCAATTGACCCGGCCGCTTTCGGGAGCCGCCAGCTCGGGGCAGGCGACGGCTACAAACAGACACAGGCAGAGCTGGTGAGGATGGAACAGGCACAGCCACCTTGCCCCCCTTGTCCCTGTGGTACCCAGGGCATGTCCAGCCCCGCCGCAGCAGAAACCTGTGCTTAGTGCTGGAGAAAACCCAGCTGGCAATGTTCGCTAGCATAGCTCCATTATCAGCAGGGGCAAACAACTGACTCATCTGACtctttgcaaaaagaaaggaaagaaaaacccagCATACATACAGCCAGCAGGTAAAAACAGAGCTGCGCTCTGGAAAACCAACTGTGGGAACTTGGAAAGCTGGAAGCAGGGTCAGGGCGGCTTGCTGGATGGCGTGTAGGGGGACTTCCAAAAAGCCGGGGCCAGCTCCTGACCCTGCCACCAGCAGACCATCACATCACCCCTCCGTGCCTGTTTCCCATAACTGGGGAAAGCCCTGGGCCACAAGCACACTGAGCTCAGCACCATCGGCAGTGCAAGGCAAGGCAAGTTTTGTTTCCCAAAAACCTACATACAGAGAGCCCGCCCCCCCTCTGGCAGGAAGGATCCAGGGAGCTTGGAGGTCCATATCAGTGTCTGTGCTGCGTTATCTCTGCATGAATGACTTCACTGCTTCCCGCTGGGTGTCCCCATACAGGAGGTGCCCCTTTGTGTCCCGTATCTGCTCTGGGGCTCCACTTGTCCCGTCCTTGTGCAAACACACTGAGCTGGCACCCAGGGGCACGGAGGAGGTGGAGCAGGGCTCCGCACACACCCCAACCACAAGAAAGCTCAGCACCTCTCTGGGGCACTGGGAGAGCAGCTGTGAGCCCTCGAGATGCCAACAGGAAGActttctctgtctctgcagCATGGCAGACCGCAGCTCCCTCCTTTGTGGCTTTCCCCCCCGCGGTGGCTTCCTGCCCTCTGTGTCCCTCCCAGCTTATCTCACCTCATCTCACCGCCCCTCGcccctgctgcccagccctgccagggcaCACCCGTCCTCCTGCCACAACAGCAACCCCCGTCCTTATTCCCTGAGACCCCCTGGGGTGCCCAGGACCTTTCCAAAGCTGctgggggctttggggaggAGCAGAGGGTGCGATGGAGGTGGCAAGACACCACTGAGCACCTGCATGAGCGATGCTGGGCATTGGTGCCACATCTGAGTCCCAGCCTGCGGCGGTCCCTACCTGCACACGTGGGGGTCTCCGCCGACCACTGCCGTGAAGCCAGGCACCGCAGCGTGCCCTCACCTCGCCGCTCAAACCCCTCCGGGCACCCGAAATCGCAGGTGGAGTTGTATCGGAAGTCCCCGAAGGGATGGCTGCAGGTCATGAGTGCTCCTTGGGCATCGAGCGTGGGGCACTGCACGGCTGGGAGACACACAGCAAATCCTTCACCGGGGCTCAGCAATAAGGGTGGGGGCTTCTgggggcacagccagcagcaggcagaggctgaGCTGCTCGATGCCACCCAGGAGGAGCACCCTGACCCCCAGCAGAGCCCACCAGGCACTCACCAATACTGCAATCGTCCCCTTCGAAGCCGGGGTGGCACTCGCACCTGTAGCTCTTGATGACCTCCACACACTCCCCGTGCGGGCGGCAGGTGGAAGCCTGGCAGGAggctacacacacacacacagacacacagaacaTGGTCAGGAGCCGCCAAAACCGCAGACATcccaccacagcccccagccccgcgcccaCCTTTGTAGCACAGCGCCGTCTTCTTCTTGTTGCAGGGCTCGTCGTTCCACTTGCCCGCCTCCTGCTGCCGCTTGATGTAGATCTCCACGCAGTCCTGGTTGGAGCGGCGGTTGTTGGGCTCCCCCCTGGCCCAGTTCTCCGCCTCCTTGGTCAGCACCTTGTTGGTGCCCACCCAGGTCCAGACACCGCCCTGCTTGCGGATGCCGATCCAGTAGTACTGCCTGAGGAAGGGCAGGGTGGCGTTGAGGTAGGCGATCTCCTCCTTGTTCTGGATGGCCACCAGGTCGGTGAAGAAGGTCCGGCAGTAGTTCCTGGCCTGCTCCCACGAGTAGAGCCCTGGGTCGCTGTAGCTGTACGTCCAGGCCTCCACCTGCGTCACCATGCCTGCAGGAGAGGACACGGTCCAGGGTCACCACCGAAAAGACCAGAGCTGGGGATGGGTTGGTGAGGACACGAGGGTGAGCTCAGGCTGGCAGAAGTGCCAGGAGACACCAGCCACCAGCTGGACAAGGGAACACAAGGGGACAATGGGAGAAGTGTGGGTGAGAACGGGTCTCAAAGAGGGTGTGCAGAGACCTGTGTGGGGCAGGCACAGCAGGACATGATGTGGGACAGAGAGACAAGAAAAGTGGGAGACAGCTGGGACTCCCCTGCCCACAAGGGCCTCCCAAAGAGGAAAACTGGTATCAAGATGGTTCCTTAACACACATTTCCTTCCACGAGTGCAGAGCTGTGCATAGCTGTActgcttttgtaattttttttcctcatttgttttACAATTCCACACGAGGGTCAGCTTGGTGCAGGGAAGAGGACCAAGCGCACCCCATACCCAAAAGCATCTGGCAGCTGGAGGTGACCTGAAGAGCCCTGTAAACTTCAGTATTGCACAACAAAGCCttgcaaaagcaaagctgacATCCTCCTCGTGCCCACCAGGCAGGATGAAGCCCAGATTAACTGGAACCCACGCCCAGAAGCAGAGGGTACTTTGCTGAAACACTGCTTCTAGAAACAGCGCTTCACATCACAACCTGATGCAATCAAAAGGTTTTTGCCATAAAGAAGCTTCTCCCTACAAGGAGGAATCGCCACAGCTGCAGAACGAAGCCTGAAAGCAAGGTGGGAGCCAGCATTTGCTCCAAACAGTCTGCCTAGGGTACCCCATGTCTCAGGAGAGCACTTCATAAACCTTTATTATGAAGGCAAAAGACTGAGCTTTgtaaattaaatgcaattttaaggCTTCCCATATCTAACAGGAAGCCTACTCAGGCCAGTTACTATGCATTTATATAGGCAAAAtcccctatttttttctgtccttcctcGTGAGAGATTAAACTACCCATTTCTGTTAAACGAatccaaaggcagaaaaaggtGGCCActagcagcagccctgctcctcacTCCCCAGGGGCTCGGGACACCTCCTGGCAGCCTGCCGCCCCTTGGGGCAGCCACCCCACTACCCCTGCACACCCCGACCCCAACCCCAGAAGGACCACGAAGCCCTTCCACACCTCACCTGTCCTCCACACACTCTCCTGTCTCAATCCTCCTTGTGCTCAGCCTTATCTCACCTCTCCCTGCCCACCTGGAGCTGAGCCCCACCTGGGTGCCGTCTGCTTGGGTTTCATGCCCTGACGCTCCTGCCCCGTGCAGCTGGGCACGGTgtggggcacggggctgccacACTCGGGgtgcatttgtatttttgatttCCTGGCTAGACCTAAATCTCAGCCTCCTCCTGAAACTTCTGCATTTGCCTCTACCCTTCAGCTGAGCCACGAAAGGTCTTTTAGAAAACAGCCCAGACCCCGCAGGACCCCTGGGGACACAGCAGATACCAGCGGGTCTTGCTCCGTGCAGTGCCAATGTACGAAGGAGATGCCCTACGGGCAGCAAAGCCCGCTGGTTTCTGTGTGACTGACGGGCTCCCAAAAATAACCCCGCTGCCCTTCTCCGGTTTCCCAGCTCTGTGGGGTCACGCTGGGCTCACTTACCCCATGTGATGGCAGCGATGCCCAGGTAGCAGACGCCACGAGATCCCAGAGCCCCCGTCCTCCCAGTGAAGCACTGTCCCGCGGTGGTGCCCTGCGTGCCAGGGAGAGAGGCGTGAGCACACACAACCCACAACACCGGAGTCCCGTGCAGCCACAAGGGCACCTGCACCAGCTGTGGGATGGATGCTGGTGCTCTCCTCCCAAGCAGACCCCAAAATATCCCCGGGGAGAGGAGCAGACCTACCATGGTGGTGCTGCAGGGTGCCCTGGCCCTGGGCAGACAGCGGTGCTCGCGCTTCCTCTGAGCCACGGAGCCTCGCTCCCTCCCCGCAGCCTCTTCCCCTCCCGACCCAGCCCCGCTGTCAGCCCGCATCCTGCCCCCGCTGGGCTCCCCACCCGCAGGAGCCTGCTCCCCTCCGGGGGCTCCACGGGGACCTACCTGTCTCAGGAGCCCACCGCAACGAGCAGGGCTTGGCCGAGCCCCCGGGGAGGTGCAGAAGGGCACCCCTGAGGGGGACAGCCCCGATCCACAACCACCGAGACCTCTCCGGCCCCCCATGTCCTCGCTGTGCTGgcggtggcagcaggaggacgGCGGGGGGACGAGGTGTGAGGAGAGGTGGCCACAGGGGTGGCCGGGCAGCCTCCCAGTTCCTGAGCCGGATGCTCTTCTCATTTGCAGGCTGTGAATCTTCATATACCGCTCAAGAACAATTAGTTACACAATGTATTTTCCTGTCTCTGCCTCTTTTGAGTCTTTATGAGAAAGGTCCAAAAACAGGACAGAAGaacaccccccaccccctcccatTAGCATCCTTTATGAACTTCCACCAGTGCTCCAGGAAAATGCCCCATTGTGTCCACCTTCTTGAATCatcataaatctttttttacCCCTCTTCTGCTCGTGAGTGAAATCGTCTTGGCAGGGCTTTCTGCAGGAATTGCTCTGCTCACTTCCAGCTAAAGGCAGCGCGGGAGCCCCTCGGGTCACGAGCATTTCCCACTTCCAAAGAAATTAAACGGGGCTCCAGCGGGACATGCCCTACACAAAGGGAGGAACCCACCCCACAGAACCCACGAGCTGCTACAATGACTGCGTACTCCGCCAATGTAAATGCAGCTCTGTTCCTGTATTCTGTCATTAGCTTTGCAAAATCCTGGACTGCAATTTTCCCGTTTTatggaagagctgcagcccagcctgtGCACGCAGGAGTTTGGCAGCACTCGCTGTGTGTCAGCTCCCGTGCAGAGGGTGAGCAgctttgggatggggatgggcaGCGAGGCCAAGGGgtggctgccagggcagggggaCACCTCGGAAAGCCGAGGTCCCCTGGGCAGGGTGGGAGTTGCCACTGCTGCAGCGGGGCAGGAGCAGTCAGAGGTGTGTTTGTGGGTGCTCAGCCCCAggggaggacaggaggaaaaCAGGTTGTGCCCCTGCTGGTTTCACTTCTGCTGGGCCGGGAcatggcagggcagggcagcagcaaagAAATCTTCCCACCTTTGTTTTTGTAAGTGCAAATTGTAAAAACAGAAGCGAGGTGGCtgagccccgggggctgccaCGGGCAGGACACGGCCACGTACTCAGGGATGCTTTGCAGGTAGTGGAGAGGGGTACGTGTGGCAGGGGGGGAGCAATGACCACAACCAGCTCGGGAGGAGCTCCCCAGGCAGGCACACGCTGCTCTTGTTTTCGGCAGAGGCCCTGGTCCCCGGGCAGCCCAGCCCCTTGCCCTCCTTGCGCAATGTTCCCTGGCAAACCGCAGAGGAACCGACTCACCCTGACACAGCCCGGCTGCTGCCGGCGATACCGTGGGCACCTTCCTGGGgacccccgcagcccctggggGTGCTTTTTGTCCCAAAGAGGGTCCCGAGCCGCAAGGTGCCCCCGGGTGCATCTTGCCTCGGTGGGCCCTCCAGCGCGACGCCTGGCCCGCAGCGCCGGGGGGAAAGCAGCACCCGATAAAATCTTTCTCACGGCTTGAAAGCGAGAACAGTTTGGCCACAGGAAAACATGTTTATCCAAGCATCACCCCAACCAGCACGGGGTGAGGTGGTAGCGAGGAGGAGCTGGGCCAGAGGGATAGGATTGTCCCCAAGATGTCCCCGGGCACCCACGAGGCGTGACAACTCCACCTGAGGGGTCAGGGGGGTTGGGGACAAgtccccctgcccaccccacagATCCCAGTGCCTGCTGACCCCTCTCAGAGCCAATTCTTCGacccctgctgcagcagagctctcaGCCTCCCGCCTTTGCCCCGGGACCCAGGTGATGGAGAGTTTTTGGCTGGACATCGCCGCCACCCGTGTGACCCTGCAGGCTGGCTCCCTGGCGCCTGGCTGCGGCATCACGTGCCTGGCACAGATAAGGCTTTGCCAAACAGGATGCCGGGGGCGTAGATAACGCCAAGGTTCTCGTGCTGCTGGCGTGGGGCGTTGTAAACAAGTGGTGCTGCCCGCCGGGGTGCAGGGTGGGTGCGTGGAGCCCGAGGCATCCCatcccccctgtcccccccgaCTGTGCCGTGACccctcctgggggctgcagcagctctgcccgcACCCTGCCCGGCTCGTGCCACCCCAGACATCAGCAGCACTTTTGAGACGTGTCTGCACAGTCTGTTTTAATGCAGTGAGCAATTTCAGTCTTCCCACGTCTAACAGAGCAAGCCCAGAGGTGGGTTCCCCCACCCAtcacccccagcatgtttttgggcctttcctctccctcacATCTGGCTCCATCCCCTCGCTCCTCGGCCACGGCAGCTCCCGGGCAGAGCCACCCCGGGGGAGCGGATGAACTCACTCAGCAGTGAGAGCCTCGTGTCCAGCCAGAGCCAGCCTCTGCGGAGCAAACAAtgtcctctcctcctgccaggaAATCCTGAGGCACCCGTGCGCACGCAGCGAGGCCAGCTCTATTTTTCCCTGACACAGAAGCATCCTTGAGCGTGTTCTTCACCTTTTGGCAGGCCGGGGCTGAGCTTTCCTCTTCTCACCAGTGCCGGGCGAGCAGCCTGCCTTGCGCTTTCTGCGCCCTCCTTGTTGGGCGCTGACAGCAGGTTGGTGCTTTCTGCACCAAGCAGATCTCGGTTCTCTTTCTGCTCCATGTAGCttgtcctgcagctccccagtcACTATTTAAGTCGCCGGGTTATTTTCTGCAGGGTTGGGGTTTACACCCttcgctctgtcctgccagctctCCGCGTGTCCCAAATGCCCAAATGCACCAGCCACGGAAAACTGCCTTCTGTGCGGGGCACCTCCCCGTACCTGGCCCGGGTACATGGGAGGGGATGTCCATGACACACAAGCCCTCCCCTGCAGGCACCCTCCTTCCTCGGAAagctctcctcttctctcctctcctctcctcactgCTGTCTCTGGGTGCCTGTAGGACGAGCCCAGTGATGGGAACATTTCTCTTGCCTTCTCGCCCCGCCGTTTGTTGCCGGCTTGGTTGGGGTTGCCTCTCTCTAACAGTCCTGACCCTGGGGGCAAGCccctgcaagaaaaacaaaacaaacaaacaaaaaacccacctcAAATAACAAGGGGAAGGATATTCCCAACATTTTGTTGTCACCTTTGAAATTAATTCCTCCTTCCCCACGTTGTGGCCTCCCACAGCTGTGGTTTAAGAGCACGATGGCTGCAAACACCAATTTCACCGTGCTTTGGCAGTGCACAGAGGGCTATGGGCATtgcaaagcaggaaaagcaaaggggCTTTTCCATGCTATTTTACACTTTTCTGCTGGGAAATTGCAAGGAAATGTAGGGAGTGATTTCCTAGCTTCTTTTTGTTATTCATGGAAAGGGCAAGGGCTGTGCCGCAGGGCACATCCAGGTGGACTCACCGGTCCCAAGGGAAGGCAGGGCAGGATCTCCACCCTCcgccccatccctgctgctctgctgggaacTTCGCAGTCCCAGACCCACGCCAGGCTTCACTCCCCCCACGCCGAGACCCTACCTGGCTCCTGCGGGGACGCGATGCACaggggcagctgggggctgcccggCTCCGACCCATCCCCAGCACTGTCACGCAGCCGTCACACGAAGGCTTCGCGGTGCCACACGGGAGCTACGGCCTCTCTTCTTCCCCAAGGACACCGATGTTTTTCGGCGGACGCGTGGGGCTGGCAGTGCCACTGGGGACACCGGCCCTAGTGGTACCGCCCGCAGCGCCCGTCCCCTCTGCCACCGGGGTGCCGTGGGGGTGCCGGGTGCCGCAGTGATGCTCCCACTCGCCCACGGGGCGTTGCTGTCCACGATGAGCCGCAGGAGGCCTGCCCCGGGGAAGTCCATGATGACCACCCCCCAGCGCACCGCCTGCCCCGAGCGGCGCCGCAGGTGCCGGTAGCAGCGGGGGTTGACGAAGCGAGCCACCTCCTCGGGGCAGGTGAAGAGCCCGTTGCCGGAGCAGAAGGTGAGGTGCATCTTGGCGGGGTCCCCGCCGGCCGCCGCCTCCAGGTGCCGCCGCGCTCGGGCCCATTTCCTCT
The sequence above is drawn from the Anas acuta chromosome 8, bAnaAcu1.1, whole genome shotgun sequence genome and encodes:
- the LOC137860518 gene encoding P-selectin-like isoform X16, whose product is MGTTAGQCFTGRTGALGSRGVCYLGIAAITWGMVTQVEAWTYSYSDPGLYSWEQARNYCRTFFTDLVAIQNKEEIAYLNATLPFLRQYYWIGIRKQGGVWTWVGTNKVLTKEAENWARGEPNNRRSNQDCVEIYIKRQQEAGKWNDEPCNKKKTALCYKASCQASTCRPHGECVEVIKSYRCECHPGFEGDDCSIAVQCPTLDAQGALMTCSHPFGDFRYNSTCDFGCPEGFERRGEGTLRCLASRQWSAETPTCAAVACPELAAPESGRVNCSHPHGASAFSSTCDFSCQEGFEVTGPERLWCTAEGAWSGAPPHCKAITCPVLRATEHGDMNCSHLHDNFSFGSTCNFSCQPGFELMEPENIECTAMGTWSGDTPQCKAITCPVLRAPEHGEMNCSHLHDNFSFSSTCAFSCHPGFELIGPESSACTAMGTWSGDTPQCKAITCPVLRAPEHGEMNCSHLHDNFSFSSTCAFSCQPGFELIGPGSRDCTAMGTWSGDAPQCKAITCPVLRAPDHGEMSCSHLHGNFSFSSTCAFSCQPGFELIGPESRECTAMGTWSGETPQCKAITCPMRRAPEHGEMNCSHLHDNFSFNSTCAFSCQPGFELIGPESSECTAMGTWSRDTPQCKAITCPVLRAPEHGRMDCSHLHDNFSFNSTCAFSCQPGFELIGPESHECTAMGTWSGDIPQCKAITCPVLRAPEHGEMSCSHLHENFSFSSTCAFSCQAGFELIGPASRDCTAMGTWSGDTPQCKAITCPMLRAPEHGRMNCSHLYGSFTFTSTCAFSCQPGFELKGSQSRACMAMRTWTGDTPRCRAISCPVLEPPSRGRLNCSHPHGNFTYNSTCAFSCEDGFVRMGARLLRCQATGNWTGHSPVCKEDAAPFLKQVLVYTSSSALVVAGVVLSGMLLALLAKRLSDREEKKKLLNPTSDLGSPGIFTNAAYDSNL
- the LOC137860518 gene encoding P-selectin-like isoform X8, with protein sequence MKIHSLQMRRASGSGTGRLPGHPCGHLSSHLVPPPSSCCHRQHSEDMGGRRGLGGCGSGLSPSGVPFCTSPGARPSPARCGGLLRQGTTAGQCFTGRTGALGSRGVCYLGIAAITWGMVTQVEAWTYSYSDPGLYSWEQARNYCRTFFTDLVAIQNKEEIAYLNATLPFLRQYYWIGIRKQGGVWTWVGTNKVLTKEAENWARGEPNNRRSNQDCVEIYIKRQQEAGKWNDEPCNKKKTALCYKASCQASTCRPHGECVEVIKSYRCECHPGFEGDDCSIAVQCPTLDAQGALMTCSHPFGDFRYNSTCDFGCPEGFERRGEGTLRCLASRQWSAETPTCAAVACPELAAPESGRVNCSHPHGASAFSSTCDFSCQEGFEVTGPERLWCTAEGAWSGAPPHCKAITCPVLRATEHGDMNCSHLHDNFSFGSTCNFSCQPGFELMEPENIECTAMGTWSGDTPQCKAITCPVLRAPEHGEMNCSHLHDNFSFSSTCAFSCHPGFELIGPESSACTAMGTWSGDTPQCKAITCPVLRAPEHGEMNCSHLHDNFSFSSTCAFSCQPGFELIGPGSRDCTAMGTWSGDAPQCKAITCPMRRAPEHGEMNCSHLHDNFSFNSTCAFSCQPGFELIGPESSECTAMGTWSRDTPQCKAITCPVLRAPEHGRMDCSHLHDNFSFNSTCAFSCQPGFELIGPESHECTAMGTWSGDIPQCKAITCPVLRAPEHGEMSCSHLHENFSFSSTCAFSCQAGFELIGPASRDCTAMGTWSGDTPQCKAITCPMLRAPEHGRMNCSHLYGSFTFTSTCAFSCQPGFELKGSQSRACMAMRTWTGDTPRCRAISCPVLEPPSRGRLNCSHPHGNFTYNSTCAFSCEDGFVRMGARLLRCQATGNWTGHSPVCKEDAAPFLKQVLVYTSSSALVVAGVVLSGMLLALLAKRLSDREEKKKLLNPTSDLGSPGIFTNAAYDSNL
- the LOC137860518 gene encoding P-selectin-like isoform X7, with the translated sequence MKIHSLQMRRASGSGTGRLPGHPCGHLSSHLVPPPSSCCHRQHSEDMGGRRGLGGCGSGLSPSGVPFCTSPGARPSPARCGGLLRQGTTAGQCFTGRTGALGSRGVCYLGIAAITWGMVTQVEAWTYSYSDPGLYSWEQARNYCRTFFTDLVAIQNKEEIAYLNATLPFLRQYYWIGIRKQGGVWTWVGTNKVLTKEAENWARGEPNNRRSNQDCVEIYIKRQQEAGKWNDEPCNKKKTALCYKASCQASTCRPHGECVEVIKSYRCECHPGFEGDDCSIAVQCPTLDAQGALMTCSHPFGDFRYNSTCDFGCPEGFERRGEGTLRCLASRQWSAETPTCAAVACPELAAPESGRVNCSHPHGASAFSSTCDFSCQEGFEVTGPERLWCTAEGAWSGAPPHCKAITCPVLRATEHGDMNCSHLHDNFSFGSTCNFSCQPGFELMEPENIECTAMGTWSGDTPQCKAITCPVLRAPEHGEMNCSHLHDNFSFSSTCAFSCHPGFELIGPESSACTAMGTWSGDTPQCKAITCPVLRAPDHGEMSCSHLHGNFSFSSTCAFSCQPGFELIGPESRECTAMGTWSGETPQCKAITCPMRRAPEHGEMNCSHLHDNFSFNSTCAFSCQPGFELIGPESSECTAMGTWSRDTPQCKAITCPVLRAPEHGRMDCSHLHDNFSFNSTCAFSCQPGFELIGPESHECTAMGTWSGDIPQCKAITCPVLRAPEHGEMSCSHLHENFSFSSTCAFSCQAGFELIGPASRDCTAMGTWSGDTPQCKAITCPMLRAPEHGRMNCSHLYGSFTFTSTCAFSCQPGFELKGSQSRACMAMRTWTGDTPRCRAISCPVLEPPSRGRLNCSHPHGNFTYNSTCAFSCEDGFVRMGARLLRCQATGNWTGHSPVCKEDAAPFLKQVLVYTSSSALVVAGVVLSGMLLALLAKRLSDREEKKKLLNPTSDLGSPGIFTNAAYDSNL
- the LOC137860518 gene encoding P-selectin-like isoform X3; its protein translation is MKIHSLQMRRASGSGTGRLPGHPCGHLSSHLVPPPSSCCHRQHSEDMGGRRGLGGCGSGLSPSGVPFCTSPGARPSPARCGGLLRQGTTAGQCFTGRTGALGSRGVCYLGIAAITWGMVTQVEAWTYSYSDPGLYSWEQARNYCRTFFTDLVAIQNKEEIAYLNATLPFLRQYYWIGIRKQGGVWTWVGTNKVLTKEAENWARGEPNNRRSNQDCVEIYIKRQQEAGKWNDEPCNKKKTALCYKASCQASTCRPHGECVEVIKSYRCECHPGFEGDDCSIAVQCPTLDAQGALMTCSHPFGDFRYNSTCDFGCPEGFERRGEGTLRCLASRQWSAETPTCAAVACPELAAPESGRVNCSHPHGASAFSSTCDFSCQEGFEVTGPERLWCTAEGAWSGAPPHCKAITCPVLRATEHGDMNCSHLHDNFSFGSTCNFSCQPGFELMEPENIECTAMGTWSGDTPQCKAITCPVLRAPEHGEMNCSHLHDNFSFSSTCAFSCHPGFELIGPESSACTAMGTWSGDTPQCKAITCPVLRAPEHGEMNCSHLHDNFSFSSTCAFSCQPGFELIGPGSRDCTAMGTWSGDAPQCKAITCPVLRAPDHGEMSCSHLHGNFSFSSTCAFSCQPGFELIGPESRECTAMGTWSGETPQCKAITCPMRRAPEHGEMNCSHLHDNFSFNSTCAFSCQPGFELIGPESSECTAMGTWSRDTPQCKAITCPVLRAPEHGEMSCSHLHENFSFSSTCAFSCQAGFELIGPASRDCTAMGTWSGDTPQCKAITCPMLRAPEHGRMNCSHLYGSFTFTSTCAFSCQPGFELKGSQSRACMAMRTWTGDTPRCRAISCPVLEPPSRGRLNCSHPHGNFTYNSTCAFSCEDGFVRMGARLLRCQATGNWTGHSPVCKEDAAPFLKQVLVYTSSSALVVAGVVLSGMLLALLAKRLSDREEKKKLLNPTSDLGSPGIFTNAAYDSNL
- the LOC137860518 gene encoding P-selectin-like isoform X9 — protein: MKIHSLQMRRASGSGTGRLPGHPCGHLSSHLVPPPSSCCHRQHSEDMGGRRGLGGCGSGLSPSGVPFCTSPGARPSPARCGGLLRQGTTAGQCFTGRTGALGSRGVCYLGIAAITWGMVTQVEAWTYSYSDPGLYSWEQARNYCRTFFTDLVAIQNKEEIAYLNATLPFLRQYYWIGIRKQGGVWTWVGTNKVLTKEAENWARGEPNNRRSNQDCVEIYIKRQQEAGKWNDEPCNKKKTALCYKASCQASTCRPHGECVEVIKSYRCECHPGFEGDDCSIAVQCPTLDAQGALMTCSHPFGDFRYNSTCDFGCPEGFERRGEGTLRCLASRQWSAETPTCAAVACPELAAPESGRVNCSHPHGASAFSSTCDFSCQEGFEVTGPERLWCTAEGAWSGAPPHCKAITCPVLRAPEHGEMNCSHLHDNFSFSSTCAFSCQPGFELIGPGSRDCTAMGTWSGDAPQCKAITCPVLRAPDHGEMSCSHLHGNFSFSSTCAFSCQPGFELIGPESRECTAMGTWSGETPQCKAITCPMRRAPEHGEMNCSHLHDNFSFNSTCAFSCQPGFELIGPESSECTAMGTWSRDTPQCKAITCPVLRAPEHGRMDCSHLHDNFSFNSTCAFSCQPGFELIGPESHECTAMGTWSGDIPQCKAITCPVLRAPEHGEMSCSHLHENFSFSSTCAFSCQAGFELIGPASRDCTAMGTWSGDTPQCKAITCPMLRAPEHGRMNCSHLYGSFTFTSTCAFSCQPGFELKGSQSRACMAMRTWTGDTPRCRAISCPVLEPPSRGRLNCSHPHGNFTYNSTCAFSCEDGFVRMGARLLRCQATGNWTGHSPVCKEDAAPFLKQVLVYTSSSALVVAGVVLSGMLLALLAKRLSDREEKKKLLNPTSDLGSPGIFTNAAYDSNL